One region of Moraxella sp. ZY210820 genomic DNA includes:
- a CDS encoding C40 family peptidase → MQLSDGLKQKILDHAKQCYPAECCGLIVNDDYIPCQNIAPNHNQFEICPKDWAKAEDMGKIQAIVHSHPDGSTQASDLDLHQIELHSLTWIIISYSELEYADKPDFAVYTPCGYQAPLIGRAYYHGWQDCYAIVRDFYQREFNIALPDFERSDLWWEDKHHQALYADNFSKADFVEVENTGHYHYGDVLLCRVGRTEHINHAVIWLGDKTTLKSENVEPCVGNTIILHHPYNRPSVREIFGQNWAERVAKVVRHRDLL, encoded by the coding sequence ATGCAATTATCCGATGGATTAAAACAAAAAATTTTAGACCATGCCAAGCAATGTTACCCTGCTGAATGTTGCGGTCTTATTGTCAATGATGATTATATACCATGCCAAAATATTGCTCCTAATCATAATCAGTTTGAGATTTGCCCTAAGGATTGGGCAAAAGCGGAAGATATGGGCAAAATTCAAGCCATTGTACATTCGCACCCTGACGGCTCAACCCAAGCCAGCGATTTAGATTTACATCAAATTGAATTGCACAGTTTAACGTGGATCATTATCAGTTATAGCGAGTTAGAGTATGCCGATAAGCCTGATTTTGCTGTTTATACGCCGTGCGGTTATCAAGCCCCACTCATTGGACGAGCCTATTATCATGGTTGGCAAGATTGCTATGCTATTGTGCGAGATTTTTATCAACGTGAATTCAACATTGCCCTGCCTGATTTTGAACGCTCTGACTTGTGGTGGGAAGATAAACATCATCAAGCCTTGTATGCCGATAATTTTAGTAAAGCTGATTTTGTCGAAGTGGAAAATACAGGACATTATCATTATGGCGATGTGTTATTGTGCCGTGTCGGTCGTACTGAGCATATTAATCATGCTGTGATTTGGCTTGGCGATAAAACTACGCTAAAAAGTGAAAATGTTGAACCTTGTGTAGGCAATACCATTATTTTACATCACCCTTATAACCGTCCATCGGTGCGTGAAATTTTTGGGCAAAATTGGGCGGAACGTGTGGCAAAAGTGGTTAGACATCGAGATTTATTATGA
- a CDS encoding tail assembly protein, giving the protein MMKTIKLYGILAKKFGKEFKLAVDSTKEAMRALCVQVQGFEQFMLNAHLQGLRFAVYHDDVNIGENELDMAHSSKVIKVVPVVEGAGGDNGLMQTILGAVLIVVGIVGNIYGGWGTPFIQAGIGLMVGGIAQMMMPKVDTQDQNQDGNKANKGFGGAVTTVAQGNPVPILYGEREVGGFIASASQRPEDQL; this is encoded by the coding sequence ATGATGAAAACAATTAAATTATACGGCATTTTGGCGAAAAAATTTGGCAAAGAATTTAAATTAGCAGTTGATAGCACCAAAGAAGCTATGCGTGCGTTGTGTGTACAAGTGCAAGGTTTTGAACAATTTATGCTCAATGCTCATTTACAAGGTTTACGTTTTGCAGTCTATCATGATGATGTCAATATTGGCGAAAATGAATTAGACATGGCTCATTCATCAAAAGTGATTAAAGTAGTGCCTGTGGTGGAAGGTGCAGGGGGCGATAATGGCTTAATGCAAACTATTCTGGGAGCGGTGCTAATCGTGGTCGGTATTGTGGGGAATATTTACGGCGGTTGGGGAACGCCATTTATTCAAGCGGGGATTGGCTTAATGGTCGGTGGTATTGCTCAAATGATGATGCCTAAAGTCGATACCCAAGACCAAAACCAAGATGGCAATAAAGCCAATAAAGGTTTTGGCGGTGCGGTTACAACAGTCGCACAAGGTAATCCTGTACCGATTTTATATGGCGAGCGTGAAGTCGGTGGCTTTATTGCTTCAGCAAGCCAACGTCCAGAAGACCAGTTGTAA